Proteins from a single region of Antechinus flavipes isolate AdamAnt ecotype Samford, QLD, Australia chromosome 2, AdamAnt_v2, whole genome shotgun sequence:
- the SLC35F6 gene encoding solute carrier family 35 member F6, which produces MAWTKYQMFLAGLMLITGSINTLSAKWADMFMIEGCGASQAQSFQHPFLQAVCMFLGEFSCLAAFYLLQCRIRGRTDSSVEPQQSFNALLFLPPALCDMTGTSVMYVALNMTSASSFQMLRGSVIIFTGLLSVAFLGRKLLPSQWLGILATIAGLVIVGLADLMNKHDDQHKLSDVITGDLLIIMAQVVVSIQMVLEEKFIYKHNVHPLRAVGTEGLFGFVILTVLLVPMYYIPAGAFSGNPRGVLEDTLYAFCQMGRQPLIIVALLGNSSSIAFFNFAGVSVTKEMSATTRMVLDSLRTVVIWAVSLALGWETFHPLQILGFFILLTGTALYNGLHQPLLARLPWRRPPAEDRERESLLGGSRTPINEDS; this is translated from the exons atGGGCTGACATGTTTATGATTGAGGGCTGTGGAGCAAGCCAGGCCCAAAGCTTCCAGCATCCTTTCCTCCAG GCAGTGTGCATGTTCCTGGGAGAATTTTCCTGCCTAGCAGCCTTCTACTTACTTCAGTGCAGAATTCGGGGGCGCACAGATTCTAGTGTGGAACCCCAGCAGTCCTTCAATGCCCTTCTCTTCCTGCCCCCTGCCCTCTGTGACATGACTGGGACCAGCGTTATGTATGTGG CTCTGAACATGACTAGTGCCTCCAGCTTCCAGATGCTTCGCGGGTCTGTGATCATCTTCACAGGTCTTCTCTCTGTAGCTTTCCTGGGACGAAAACTGCTTCCAAGCCAATGGCTGGGCATCCTTGCCACAATTGCTGGCTTGGTGATTGTGGGTCTGGCTGACCTCATGAACAAGCACGACGATCAACACAAGCTCAGCGATGTGATTACAG GGGACCTGCTGATCATCATGGCACAGGTGGTTGTCTCTATCCAAATGGTGCTGGAGGAGAAGTTTATCTACAAGCACAATGTACACCCACTTCGGGCTGTGGGTACTGAAG GCCTCTTTGGCTTCGTGATCCTCACGGTGCTGCTGGTGCCCATGTACTACATCCCTGCCGGCGCCTTCAGCGGCAACCCCCGGGGTGTGCTAGAAGACACGCTCTACGCCTTCTGCCAGATGGGCAGGCAGCCACTCATCATCGTGGCGCTGCTGGGCAACAGCAGCAGCATCGCTTTCTTCAACTTCGCCGGCGTCAGCGTCACCAAGGAGATGAGCGCCACCACACGCATGGTCCTCGACAGCCTCCGCACTGTGGTCATCTGGGCCGTCAGCCTGGCGCTGGGCTGGGAGACTTTTCATCCGCTGCAGATCCTGGGCTTCTTCATCCTCCTGACGGGCACAGCTCTCTACAATGGGCTGCACCAGCCCCTGCTGGCCCGCCTGCCTTGGCGCCGGCCCCCGGCCGAGGACCGCGAGCGGGAGAGCCTACTAGGGGGCAGCCGTACTCCCATCAATGAGGACAGCTGA